The Sminthopsis crassicaudata isolate SCR6 chromosome 5, ASM4859323v1, whole genome shotgun sequence genome contains the following window.
GACAATAGAGTAGGAGGCAATCTGATGGAAGGGATAAGGTGTATGTAGCATTACTTCATCATGTGAAACTGGTGTGAGGGAAGAGATAATGGCAGAGGACacaggagatgaggaagaggaagaacagaaAGTTCATGGTGACTGATCACAAAttccccccccaggctggggttaaatgacttgcccagggtcacacagctagaagtgttaagtgtctgagatcagatttgaactccggtcctcctgaattcaaggctggtgctctatccactgcgccccctagctgcccctgatcacaattttctggaaaaagaattggtaCAGAGGAATTAGCCTGGGAAAGACCTGAGGAGTTTGGGAAGGGAAGGCATGAAACTAATAGATCATGGTCagataaaagttttttaaattccTGAAAATGAAGATAGTGAATTTGTGGGTCAGGCAAGATCAAAGGTAATGGCTGTGTGTGGCTGAGGCAGGATGCAGGAGTTGGTGGAAGGAACATGGTTCCATGTGAGAATGaatggtttttccttttcttcattttcactgTTTAATAAACTATGAAgtctgggacactaatacattgctggtggagttgcgaaaaaatccagccattctggagagcaatttgaaactatgcccaaaaagttatcaaactgtgcatgccctttgacccagcagtgctactactgggattatatcccaaagaaatactaaagagcggaaagagacatatatgtgccaaaatgtttgtggcagctctttttgttgtagctagaaactggaagttgaatggatgtccatcagttggagaatggttgggtaaattgtggtatatgaaggttatggaatattattgctctgtaagaaatgaccagcaggaggaatacagagaggcctggagagactttaatcaactgttgctgagtgaaatgagcagaaccagaagatcgctgtacacttcaacaacaatactgtatgaggatgtattctgatggaagtggaaatcttcaacataaagaaaatccaactcacttccagctgatcaatgatggacagaggtagctacacccagagaagaaacactgggaagtgaatgtaaattgttagcactaatatctgtctgcccaggttgcatgtaccttcggattctaatgtttattgtgcaacaagaaaatgatattcacacacatgtattgtacctagactatattgtaacacatgtaaaatgtatgggattgcctgtcatcggggggagggaatagagggagggggggtaatttggaaaaatgaatacaagggataatattataaaaaatatatatataataaaaaattttttaaaataataaataaataaataaactatgaaGTCACATTTGAGTATCTTAGTTCTGTGAAGTGGGTGTGTGAAAGGGGGAGTCGTGACTGGAGAGGAAAGCCTGACCAGAGCCAGAGAGGTCTAGACACTTGCAAGCTGAGCGCCCTCTGGTGACTTATGAGGATACTACAGGACTGTTAAAAGGCTGTAAACACCAGAAAGGAACTAGGGGAAATGACAAATTTTAGAGGAAACAGGAAAATATTACACTTCTGGTGGAACAAGTATAGACTAATCCATTCAGGAACTAGGTCCAATTAGATTATTATTTAAATGAGTGTACTCTGTACTCCATATCATAGCCATTAATGCCACTATTAACcttccaaaaaatatttatagttctttttatagtgccaaagaactagaaaactaaAGGGATGACTAGAGAACAGCTCAACAAATTATGCTATGCAAACATAACAGAATATCATTATGCCATATTAGACATGAAACACAGTAAATATAACCCAATTTACAATGTTAATATTGTAAATAATAAACTTACGAGAACTCTGATCAAATGATTCTAGAAGCATGCTACCAGGcatcattggaaaaaataatgcagaatttttttattacaatattattaatttttaattttttaaatttcaatttaattttttaattttaatttttagttttaattaatGGAGGTAGAAGTGTAGATAGTGGTGGAAAAAATTCAGTGAAAGAGGACTTCTAGAGATTTCTGGTAAAAAGACAAGGCCTGAATAGAAAATGACATTCAAACAAATTCAAGAgaggcataaaaaggtaaatcATGAGGAACTTCACAAGATAAAATGTTTCCCAAATAGGAAGATGATACACATAATTTCCAAGAACTTTATCTTCATTAGGGTAGTTGAAGCCTATTTAGAAGGATGGGCATGAGATTATTTTGTTGGGATAATCTAGGAGAAGATGGTTgggaaaggaagaatgagaatTTATCGCACCTAAAAGAGGCATGCAAGTTTCAGtagtagaaaaaaaatggggaggtAAACAAAGCTTGAACTTCATTCATTTAAACTTAAGAGGGAAGAATATAAATACACACTCAGCTGCATATAGAAATCTCACCCAAGAGGGTAATACATGGAGAATGTGCTAAGAGAAAGGCAAGAGTACATGCtaagaggaaggaagaattaaGAGACACCAGAAAGGAAGGATTAAGAGAGACAGTGGTCAAAAGCAAAGTAGACTTTTgagaaggataaacagaaaaCAAGATAGAGGGAAATATGGTTATCaattataattgtgaatgtgaacaCAATGAACTCACCCATGCAATGCAAAATGATTCAGAAAttagaatccaacaatatattatttacaatggtgaggaggtagagggaagataatctggaattttttttttaattatttttattattttattattcttattaaagaaaaataatggaaatttttttagtGACTCCTTAGAAAACATAGGTAAAGTACTAAGAGGCAGTGACGTGCAATGGAAAGACCCATGCATAGACAGTCAAAAGACTAAAATCTAAATGGCTCGTCTGTGTCCTTCTGGACCTATGAAGGGAttgaaaatgattttcctagATAAATGATCTCCAAATCCAACAAATACaggaatacaaacaaaaaataaaatactcctgATGTGCATTCTATTTACTGAATAATATCTTACATCTGTATGGTACtttgacatttattaagttctttgtATATATTACTTTGAGCTTTGCAATAAATCCTGTGATGTAGGCATTAATTGATGTAGGCAATTAACAGGTAATCTCAtttaggaaattaggaaaataaaccTGAGAGGTTAACTAACTTTCCCCAAAATCATACAGAAATAAATGTCAAAGGTAGGATTCTCATATTCATCACTCTATTTAGTCACAATGCACAATATGGCATAATAATACTCTATGCCAATGAAATAGAGTATTATTATGCCAAAGGTTCCAAACATTAGAGATCATTAAAGTACCTAAAGTTCAACCTCTCACCCAATTTGTCAATactgacaaaaaagaaatggtaGATAATGATAAGTGATAAATGGTAGAAGGGGCAGGGCTTCAGGAAAGCAAATAAAGctgtggaaagcaatttggaactattcccaaaagtcAGTGAATTATGAAAATCCTTTAGATCCAGCAATACAAGGACTGTGCTTTTCAAAGGGGTACCATTAACTAAGGAAAGGTGGAACatattatagcatatgaatgtaataaatactattttgcttaaaaaaaaaaaaaaaagaaacctgggaagatgaATAAAGCAATGTAGAGTAAACAGCTAGAATAACATTTCAAAAATTTTGACAGACATAAACTTGATCAACCATGATTTCAAAAGAATGATACAGGCAAATTTACTTGACAAAGCAGAAGGAGATATAAGATGTGATATTGGCATTctgatagaaggaaaagaaaccagTGTCCCTCAGAATCTTCAAAGGGTACTGAGAGTTAAATAAGGAGGTTCCAGGAGGTAGATTGATTCTATTTAGGTtttaagaggggaaagaaaagaataaaaggaatagGAGAACAAGTGTAAATAGGAAAGCAAAGTACCATTATGGAGGGAGTTTAAGTATCAGATGAGCCTTACTCTTGAAATCTTGAAATGGACAAAGGGACTGGAAAGTCTGAACGGAAACAGAACAGGCACGAAGGCCTTCCAACATGAGGTCTTGTGCTCTTTGAAGCCCAGCTGATTCCTTTAGTTCTGTATAACCAAGCATCTACAAAGGATCCTAAGACTTAGGACTGTGATCTTTAAATCAccacattttatacatatgttGACAATCAACTACATAGATATTAACGAGAGCTTGGATTCAATGCTCGATTTTCTACCTTGAGCTTAACTCAGGCTGCCTCCCTCCACTTGCTTTTTCCAAGGCTGATTCCACTGGTTCATCCTTCCCTTCAATGGTTTACTGGAGCCATTTAGTAACTAAGTTGAATTGTATTCTCTTCAATTTAGAATTCCAACATGTCAGGAATGGAGGGGACACCAGAGTTCCTCTAGTCCAACCCCCCACACTGAAACTGAAAGGAAGGTCCTGTCAAAGAGCATGTGACTACTAGGAGCAAAGCTAGGATCTGAATCAAGGTTTCTTGAACTCCCAGGATAGTGTTCTTTCCCTCTTGTGGGATGACTTAAAAAAATCCTCTCCAAAAATCCTTTGCTTTGAATCAAGTTGCTGAACCACAGAACTTATTTTGTTCCAATAATTTGGGCTTTACTTATTCTAAGCAATCTGACTTCTAAAAGGCTCTAACAATTATGTTCTCcataaaaaatattaatgttgctttattttttataatcttcatgttgataaatgttttattcagAAATTTCTTCAACTTAGAAGCACTCTATATAATAGGAGAcaatatttcataataaataGTAGCTTTTtccaacaaaaagaaagaaatataatgtaTGTTACCCACTAAAAACCAATCACCTAGGCTATTATTTTGGGctgtgaaaaaaaacaaacaacaaagtagaacaaagcaaaaaatgatTTGACAGCTGCCACAAttagttaaaaaggaaaaaaaacattagacACAAGCAATTCTTTTATAAATCATGGTAGTGTTATTAAAAATAACCATTCTCAGTGCTaacatttagcaaaataaagCAATACATTAAATACTGTGATAATAAATTATATCTCAAAATTATAACAAAGTTATAATACTTCATTTGACAACACTGGATTCATCAACAGGGACATTGCCATTTCTACTCAAAGTCAAAACCTGCCATTTCTTTTGCAAAATGCTAGTAGTAGTGgaacttcaaaatatattttaaaaaccctGTACTTAGAGTTTTTATATTACTAGCTTTCCATGTTCACTTTGTAACCTATTTCTTAATCATAACTACTGGAAGCAAGGTGCTCCCtcaatgacaaaaatattaagaTCCTAATGATTTATTTGGGGCTAGGCACTTTCTGTCATTCTGGCTAGGTGATCatgcaaattaatacaaatgCACTTTATGGCTTTTTTAATTCCTGTAGCACTTTGTTCTACATTTATTATAAAGTGACTTATCCCTGTATTGGGGCTGACTGAACTGAGGTCCGATTTGGTTAGGTTTCCTGGTAAGGTACACTCCAGATCAACTACAAAATAAGTAAACATGTTTCTCATGTAAGCCCCATGACTCACCACCAATATATTAGCATCTAATACTTGGGAAACACTCTCTGAATTAACATCAGATCCACAGTTGCTTCCTAATGAAAATGATCCAGTTAGAAAAGCCTCCAGGCCACTGTCTATTATTCCTGATGAGGGCTTTTCTTTCTGACCAGCTTCATCCAGTATCAGTTgacaaagaaattcaaaaaagtCCTTTGCTCGTAATTTcacctaaaacaaaacaaaaaaacaaatgaggaaTTTCCAATAAGCAGCCTTGATTTAATAACTTTTACAtttcaaaaaaaccaaaatactaGTTCATCCAATTCATGGATTTATAAATTAAgtgacctcagaggtcatttagatCTTTTTTAGGTTATGAAATGTAACCGTTAATTCTTTATGTTGAGGCAAGATTTAtctttctctaatttctatccTCCTGGACTCCTCTGGAGACCAGGAATTTATGTCTAATTCCGCCTTCCCAAGAAGAACTCCTTAGACATTTAAAGAGGGTTGTATCTTTTCTAGAGAAATTTCAgtttaaaaatatctaaattgCATTCACCCCAAACTGCACATGGTACTTGGTGAGTACTGGGGTACAACCATTTCCctaatttgttcatttgtttaaaaCATCTAtataatttgtaatatatatgtcgcacataatatatacatatataatttgtagcacagagaaacagagaattaagtttcaaagtcaggaaaacctgtatTCAAGTTTTCTGCTACATAATGAAGATGGGAGAGGGGATAGGACTGTGTCCTATATTTTAGCCACAAGTATGCCAGAAATCATTTGTTTTTCACttaatggtattttaaaaaaagaaaaatggccagTCATAGCTCTCCCAACACTTGGGCATTTTCCTCTACTCCATGACTACAAATAAGCCGCAGTTGGGAGTTGCCAAAAATCGTAACTGAATTTCTTAAATACTCTTCTTGTATAATCCAAGGGACCTGTGCCTTGTTATTAATAGTATATggaggatggaagaaaaaaaagaatgtcctCAGTCGAGTCAGACCATTTTAGGAAAGCAATATTTTAAACAAGGGAAGCagtactcagtttcttcatataatcCATCCTTCTAGAATCAGtaacaaatttataaataaatccatttttaatGTATGCAATTGATCATAGGATTTTCATCAACTCATCTATTAGGAAGCAATTTTATACTCTGCTTGCCCACATCCATTCATGAAGGCCTACTGAACCTGGTAGTCAGGAAGGGACAAATTTAATTTTATGGAGATGTTTTATTATATGAATTCAATATACACTAATATATTCATATTAGTCCATTGCTAACTGAGTAAAATTTTAATCATTCTGTGTAAACAGCAATTCCAATAAGTGCAGCATACCTGATCTAATGTTTCTCCTTCGGGAGGTGTAAAATTTGGGAACTGTTCCCCAGCTGCTTTGGCCAATGCCTTTAATTCACACAGAGGTTTACCTTCTGCGATGCCATACTTCTGCAATAGGACAACAGGTAAAAGTGTAACTTAAGGTATTTGCAATATGACAAT
Protein-coding sequences here:
- the TIGAR gene encoding fructose-2,6-bisphosphatase TIGAR, with translation MARFALTVVRHGETRYNREKILQGQGVDEPLSETGFRQASAAGEFLKNVKFTHIFSSDLTRTKQTTAMILEKSRFCKEATVKYDRRLRERKYGIAEGKPLCELKALAKAAGEQFPNFTPPEGETLDQVKLRAKDFFEFLCQLILDEAGQKEKPSSGIIDSGLEAFLTGSFSLGSNCGSDVNSESVSQVLDANILVVSHGAYMRNMFTYFVVDLECTLPGNLTKSDLSSVSPNTGISHFIINVEQSATGIKKAIKCICINLHDHLARMTESA